In Sphingomonas sp. LR60, the following are encoded in one genomic region:
- a CDS encoding DHA2 family efflux MFS transporter permease subunit produces the protein MASAPASGPPPLTGARLGVTALALALGTFMMVLDSTIANVSLPTIAGNLGVSSDNSTWVVTAFAVANGVAVPLTGWLMRRFGVVRVFCTSVVLFTIASFLCGIAWNLPSLIVFRVMQGAVSGPMMPGSQALLIAIFPSDKRSTALGIWSMTTLVAPIMGPILGGYISDNYHWSWIFLINVPFGIITAFICWTRLRDRETPTMQLPIDTVGLGLLVLWVGSLQVMLDLGKNADWFNDPLIVVLSIVAIVGFVSWVIWELTDANPTVDLSLFARRNFWIGNLAFSLGYAVFFANILILPLWLQTQMGYTATWAGLVAAPSGLVAVILTPLIARLSGKIDARILATVAFAGFAISYWMRSGFTTQATFYDLMLPLLVQGVSMATFFLAMLTILLDGIPPEKIPSATGISNFGRIVAGGFAASLISTAWDRREALHQSRLAEAIGNGIGWQMASENLQKLGMTTQQAAAAVTRQMVGQAYLLSSTDLFRLSAWLAAVLIVPIWLCRRPQPQHGPVAAD, from the coding sequence ATGGCTAGTGCCCCGGCCTCCGGCCCCCCGCCCCTCACCGGCGCGCGGCTCGGCGTCACCGCGCTGGCGCTCGCGCTCGGCACCTTCATGATGGTGCTCGACTCGACGATCGCCAACGTCTCGCTTCCCACCATCGCCGGCAATCTCGGCGTCTCCAGCGACAATTCGACATGGGTCGTCACCGCCTTCGCGGTCGCCAACGGCGTCGCTGTGCCGCTCACCGGCTGGCTGATGCGACGCTTCGGCGTGGTGCGCGTCTTCTGCACCTCGGTCGTGCTGTTCACGATCGCCTCGTTCCTGTGCGGGATCGCATGGAACCTGCCGTCGCTGATCGTCTTTCGCGTCATGCAAGGCGCGGTATCGGGACCGATGATGCCGGGCAGCCAGGCGCTGCTGATCGCGATCTTCCCCTCGGACAAACGCTCGACCGCGCTCGGCATCTGGTCGATGACGACCTTGGTCGCACCAATCATGGGGCCAATCCTCGGCGGGTACATTTCCGACAATTACCATTGGTCGTGGATCTTCCTGATCAACGTCCCCTTCGGCATCATCACCGCCTTCATCTGCTGGACGCGGCTGCGCGACCGTGAGACGCCGACCATGCAATTGCCGATCGACACGGTCGGCCTCGGCCTGCTGGTGCTGTGGGTCGGGTCGTTGCAGGTGATGCTCGATCTCGGCAAGAATGCCGACTGGTTCAACGATCCGCTGATCGTCGTGCTGTCGATCGTCGCGATCGTCGGCTTCGTCTCCTGGGTGATCTGGGAGTTGACCGACGCCAACCCGACCGTCGACCTCAGCTTGTTCGCGCGCCGCAACTTCTGGATCGGCAATCTCGCGTTTTCGCTGGGCTACGCGGTGTTCTTCGCCAACATCCTGATCCTGCCGCTGTGGCTCCAGACGCAGATGGGCTATACCGCCACCTGGGCCGGGCTGGTCGCCGCGCCGAGTGGCTTGGTCGCCGTGATCCTGACCCCGCTGATCGCGCGACTGTCGGGCAAGATCGACGCACGCATCCTCGCCACCGTCGCCTTCGCCGGCTTCGCGATCAGTTACTGGATGCGCTCGGGCTTCACGACGCAGGCGACCTTCTACGATCTGATGCTGCCGTTGCTCGTGCAGGGCGTCTCGATGGCGACCTTCTTCCTCGCGATGCTGACGATCCTGCTCGACGGCATCCCGCCCGAGAAGATCCCGTCGGCGACCGGCATCTCGAACTTCGGCCGGATCGTCGCGGGCGGGTTCGCCGCCTCGCTGATCTCGACCGCGTGGGACCGTCGCGAGGCGCTCCACCAGTCGCGGCTCGCCGAAGCGATCGGCAACGGCATCGGCTGGCAGATGGCGTCGGAGAATTTGCAGAAGCTCGGAATGACCACGCAGCAAGCCGCCGCCGCGGTGACGCGCCAGATGGTCGGGCAGGCGTATCTGCTGTCCTCGACCGATCTGTTCCGCCTGTCGGCCTGGCTGGCCGCGGTGCTGATCGTCCCGATCTGGCTCTGCCGCCGCCCGCAGCCGCAGCATGGGCCGGTGGCGGCGGATTGA
- a CDS encoding efflux transporter outer membrane subunit, which yields MSWNLDLFGRQKAAIEAAAAQTRAAGYDVAAARLMLAGAVVQNYVEVARAERRAAIAARTIRAREGSLSLVQARERSQLASRIDVTAAGTLLAQARLALVQAQAARVLATNALAALAGRGSDYAATIGATHLATDTALPVPTAIPADLLARRADIAAAQARIAAAGAERQVARRAFYPNINLSALVGLQAIGFGNFVDLDSGTAGGGAALHLPLFDSGRRRADLAGATAALDVATAQYNDAVVTAARQVADAIAQVRATDTARVSQRQVTAGFAETNRLNTIRVASGLNSRLDLVDNDVRLLDAELADASLSIDALAARAQLATALGGGFDPVQDAAR from the coding sequence CTGTCGTGGAACCTCGACCTGTTCGGCCGACAAAAGGCTGCGATCGAGGCCGCCGCTGCGCAGACCCGCGCCGCCGGCTATGACGTCGCCGCCGCGCGGTTGATGCTCGCCGGGGCGGTCGTGCAAAATTACGTCGAGGTCGCGCGCGCCGAACGCCGCGCCGCCATCGCGGCACGCACGATCAGGGCGCGCGAGGGCTCGCTGTCGCTGGTGCAGGCGCGCGAGCGAAGCCAGCTCGCCAGCCGCATCGACGTCACCGCCGCCGGGACGCTGCTGGCACAGGCGCGGCTCGCGCTGGTGCAGGCACAGGCGGCGCGTGTGCTCGCCACCAACGCGCTGGCGGCGCTCGCCGGGCGCGGCAGCGATTATGCCGCGACGATCGGCGCGACGCATCTCGCCACCGACACCGCACTGCCGGTCCCGACCGCGATCCCCGCTGACCTTCTCGCGCGCCGCGCTGACATCGCCGCGGCACAGGCACGGATCGCTGCCGCCGGGGCCGAGCGACAGGTCGCGCGCCGCGCCTTCTATCCCAACATCAACCTGTCGGCGCTGGTCGGGCTGCAGGCGATCGGCTTCGGCAATTTCGTCGACCTCGATTCCGGCACCGCGGGCGGTGGCGCGGCACTCCATCTGCCGTTGTTCGACAGCGGGCGGCGCCGCGCGGATCTGGCCGGCGCCACCGCCGCGCTCGACGTCGCGACCGCGCAATACAATGACGCCGTCGTCACCGCCGCGCGACAGGTCGCCGACGCGATCGCGCAGGTCCGCGCCACCGACACCGCGCGCGTCAGCCAGCGCCAGGTGACCGCCGGCTTCGCGGAGACCAACCGCCTCAACACGATCCGCGTCGCCAGTGGGCTCAACAGCCGGCTCGATCTGGTCGACAACGATGTCCGCTTGCTCGACGCCGAGCTGGCCGATGCCAGCCTCTCCATCGACGCGCTCGCCGCGCGCGCGCAACTCGCCACCGCTCTGGGCGGCGGCTTCGATCCCGTTCAGGACGCTGCCCGATGA
- a CDS encoding MarR family winged helix-turn-helix transcriptional regulator, whose protein sequence is MSFYDPETYTPEQSIGYLIKTCNQTMTGLLDRLLADEELNSSQWSAMMTIHHGEAPTCAALARGMAHDKGAMTRLIDTLEEKGLVERTRSADDRRVVHLSLTPAGRAMTFRCRDMVVEHWNRCFTGWADAEVETLISLMQKMRCTLEDIATCP, encoded by the coding sequence ATGAGCTTCTACGATCCCGAGACCTACACGCCTGAACAATCAATCGGTTACCTTATCAAGACCTGTAACCAGACGATGACGGGGCTGCTCGATCGACTGCTGGCGGACGAGGAGCTGAACTCGTCGCAATGGTCGGCGATGATGACGATCCATCACGGCGAGGCGCCGACCTGCGCCGCGCTCGCGCGCGGGATGGCGCACGACAAGGGCGCGATGACGCGGCTGATCGACACGCTGGAGGAGAAGGGTCTCGTAGAGCGCACCCGCTCCGCCGACGATCGCCGCGTCGTGCATCTGTCGCTCACCCCCGCCGGGCGCGCGATGACCTTCCGCTGCCGGGACATGGTCGTCGAACATTGGAACCGCTGCTTCACCGGCTGGGCGGATGCCGAGGTCGAGACGCTAATCTCGCTGATGCAGAAGATGCGCTGCACGCTGGAGGACATTGCCACATGCCCCTGA
- a CDS encoding efflux RND transporter periplasmic adaptor subunit, which produces MTDTATPAPSPAPAPTGKPAARRRALTILAVIVALVAIGWAIFHFFFSPPEQETDDAYVAGDVVAVTARDPGTVTALRADNTQAVKAGQPLIDLDPTTADVNVAAAAAELARAVRSTRADFTRVGQSDAGIVQAQAELSRTQADYARRRSAAAQGAVSGEELSHAADAVKVAQANLRLAREQRRQAQATVQGTDVNTNPAVLSAIAAYRRAAITRSHMHMTAPIAGVVAQRTVQVGQQVNAGTPLMAIVPLDRVWVDANFRETQLKDVRLGQPVELTSDMYGGDVKFHGRVVGLSAGSGNAFALLPPQNASGNWIKIVQRLPVRIALDPRELRAHPLRVGLSVKATIDTADTRGPQLAQAATTPYQGSTTTGSDPEVEAEIRRIVAANR; this is translated from the coding sequence ATGACCGACACCGCCACCCCCGCTCCTTCGCCGGCCCCCGCTCCCACGGGCAAGCCCGCCGCCCGCCGCCGCGCGCTCACCATCCTCGCGGTGATCGTCGCGCTGGTCGCGATCGGCTGGGCGATCTTCCACTTCTTCTTCAGCCCACCCGAGCAGGAAACCGACGACGCCTACGTCGCGGGTGACGTGGTCGCGGTCACTGCGCGCGATCCGGGCACCGTCACCGCGCTGCGCGCCGACAACACGCAGGCGGTCAAGGCCGGGCAGCCGCTGATCGACCTTGATCCCACCACCGCCGACGTCAACGTCGCCGCCGCCGCCGCCGAGCTGGCGCGCGCGGTCCGCAGCACGCGTGCCGACTTCACCCGCGTCGGGCAGAGCGACGCCGGGATCGTCCAGGCGCAGGCCGAACTGTCGCGCACCCAGGCCGATTACGCGCGTCGCCGCTCCGCCGCCGCACAGGGCGCGGTATCGGGCGAAGAATTATCGCACGCCGCCGACGCGGTGAAGGTCGCGCAGGCTAACCTCCGCCTCGCGCGCGAGCAGCGGCGACAGGCGCAGGCGACCGTGCAGGGCACCGACGTGAACACCAATCCTGCGGTGCTGAGCGCGATCGCCGCCTATCGCCGCGCCGCGATCACGCGCAGCCACATGCACATGACCGCGCCGATCGCGGGCGTGGTGGCACAACGCACGGTGCAGGTCGGGCAGCAGGTCAACGCCGGCACGCCGTTGATGGCGATCGTCCCGCTCGACCGCGTGTGGGTCGATGCCAACTTCCGTGAGACGCAGCTCAAGGATGTTCGCCTCGGCCAGCCGGTCGAGCTGACCTCCGACATGTACGGTGGCGACGTGAAGTTCCACGGCCGCGTCGTCGGCTTGTCGGCGGGCAGCGGCAACGCCTTCGCGCTGCTCCCGCCGCAGAACGCCAGCGGCAACTGGATCAAGATCGTCCAGCGCCTGCCCGTCCGCATCGCGCTCGACCCGCGCGAACTGCGCGCACACCCGCTACGCGTCGGGCTGTCGGTGAAGGCGACGATCGACACCGCCGACACGCGCGGACCACAACTCGCACAGGCCGCGACGACGCCCTATCAGGGCAGCACGACAACCGGCAGCGACCCAGAGGTGGAGGCGGAAATCCGTCGCATCGTGGCGGCAAACCGGTAA